A section of the Macadamia integrifolia cultivar HAES 741 chromosome 9, SCU_Mint_v3, whole genome shotgun sequence genome encodes:
- the LOC122088117 gene encoding cytochrome P450 736A117-like translates to MELLFHYSIGQLCLLHPFSLLLCFLLLFVFLFIRNNNRSVGTKKGNNPPPSPWKLPIIGNLHQLGSLPHRGLHSLAQSHGPLMLLHFGSKPTLVVSSPDAAREILKTHDLIFSSRPDSSFPRRLLYNHKDIAFAPYGEYWRQVRKICVLQLLSMKSVQSFQPVREEETKAMIKNIQKSCSSLPSFSALVDLSEVLLSLTNDITCRVALGKKYGGEEGCGKRFKKMIDEFVYLLGVFNVGDFITWLGWVNYVIGLEERVEKNFAEIDSFLDQVIEDHIHGKRKKNGDHNDADGGGQDFVDFLLRVQQDETAEITLGRDHLKGIIMDMFSAGTETTSTLLEWTMARLLKHPEVMNEVQKEIRRVASATGRAYIIEDDIEEMHYLKAVIKETLRLHPPGPLLIPRESTKDAKIKGYDIPAKTTVIINAWAIGRDPASWDDPEEFKPKRFCNDTSSIDFKGHDFQLIPFGAGRRGCPGTHFASAVVELALANLLHKFDWALPNGANGDALDDTEAPGLSCRLKSPLLAIATTYY, encoded by the exons ATGGAGCTACTCTTCCATTATTCTATTGGCCAACTATGCTTACTTCATCCCTTCTCCTtgcttctttgctttcttctcctATTTGTGTTCTTGTTCATCAGGAATAATAATAGATCAGTAGGTACTAAGAAGGGAAACAACCCGCCACCTTCCCCATGGAAGCTCCCAATTATAGGAAACCTCCATCAATTAGGCTCCTTGCCACACCGTGGACTCCATTCCTTGGCTCAAAGCCATGGGCCTCTCATGCTGCTTCACTTTGGTAGCAAACCAACTCTAGTGGTTTCATCACCTGATGCAGCTCGTGAAATCTTGAAAACCCATGACCTCATCTTCTCGAGCAGACCGGATTCGAGCTTCCCAAGGAGACTATTGTATAATCACAAGGATATTGCCTTCGCGCCTTATGGTGAGTATTGGAGACAAGTACGCAAAATTTGTGTTCTTCAGCTTCTAAGTATGAAGAGTGTTCAATCATTCCAGCCAGTTAGGGAAGAAGAGACGAAAGCGATGATCAAAAATATCCAAAAGTCTTGTTCATCTTTGCCTTCATTTTCAGCTTTGGTAGATTTAAGTGAGGTGCTCTTATCTCTAACAAATGACATAACATGTAGAGTGGCTTTAGGGAAGAAATATGGTGGGGAAGAAGGTTGTGGTAAGAGGTTTAAAAAGATGATAGATGAATTTGTGTATTTGCTAGGAGTTTTTAATGTAGGGGACTTCATAACATGGCTTGGTTGGGTGAATTATGTAATTGGGTTGGAGGAGAGAGTGGAGAAAAATTTTGCGGAGATAGATTCTTTTCTTGACCAGGTAATTGAAGACCACATCcatggaaagagaaaaaagaatggtGATCACAATGATGCAGATGGTGGTGGCCAAGATTTTGTGGACTTCCTTCTTAGGGTACAACAGGATGAGACTGCTGAAATCACCCTTGGGAGAGACCACCTCAAAGGCATTATAATG GACATGTTTTCTGCTGGAACTGAGACCACAAGTACACTCCTAGAATGGACAATGGCAAGGCTATTAAAGCATCCAGAAGTCATGAACGAAGTGCAAAAGGAGATAAGAAGGGTAGCATCTGCGACTGGTAGGGCATATATTATAGAGGATGATATAGAAGAAATGCACTATTTGAAAGCAGTGATCAAGGAGACACTACGCCTTCATCCTCCAGGCCCTCTATTGATTCCACGTGAATCAACtaaagatgccaaaataaaagggtATGACATTCCAGCCAAGACAACAGTGATCATCAATGCCTGGGCAATTGGAAGGGATCCTGCATCATGGGATGATCCAGAAGAGTTTAAACCAAAGAGGTTCTGTAATGATACTAGTTCTATTGATTTCAAGGGCCATGATTTCCAACTGATCCCGTTTGGGGCAGGTAGAAGGGGATGCCCTGGAACCCACTTCGCCAGTGCTGTAGTTGAACTTGCATTAGCCAATCTTCTGCACAAATTTGATTGGGCATTGCCTAATGGAGCAAATGGAGACGCTTTAGATGATACGGAAGCTCCTGGACTTTCATGCCGCCTGAAATCTCCTCTTCTTGCTATTGCAACTACTTACTACTAA
- the LOC122088074 gene encoding LOW QUALITY PROTEIN: cytochrome P450 736A117-like (The sequence of the model RefSeq protein was modified relative to this genomic sequence to represent the inferred CDS: substituted 1 base at 1 genomic stop codon), which yields MELLFHYPIGQLCLLHPFSLLLCFLLLFVFLFIRNNNRSVGTKKGNNPPPSPWKLPIIGNLHQLGSLPHRGLHSLAQSHGPLMLLHFGSKPTLVVSSPDAAREILKTHDLIFSSRPDSSFARRLLYNHKDIGFAPYGEYWRQVRKICVLQLLSMKSVQSFQPVREEETKAMIKNIQNSCSSLPSFSALVDLSEVLLSLTNDITCRVALGKKYGGEEGGGKRFKKMMDEFGYLLGVFNVGDFITWLGWVNYVIGLEKRVEKNFAEIDSFLDQVIEDHIHGKRKKNGDHNDADGGGQDFVDFLLRVQQDETAEITLGRDHLKGIIMDMFSAGTETTCALLEWTMARLLKHPEVMNEVQKEIRRVASATGRAYIIEDDIEEMHYLKAVIKETLRLHPPGPLLIPRESTXDAKIKGYDIPAKTTVIINAWAIGRDPASWDDPEEFKPKRFCNDTSSIDFKGHDFQLIPFGAGRRGCPGTHFASAVVELALANLLHKFDWALPNGANGDALDDTEAPGLSCRLKSPLLAIATTYY from the exons ATGGAGCTACTCTTCCATTATCCTATTGGCCAACTATGCTTACTTCATCCCTTCTCCTtgcttctttgctttcttctcctATTTGTGTTCTTGTTCATCAGGAATAATAATAGATCAGTAGGTACTAAGAAGGGAAACAACCCGCCACCTTCCCCATGGAAGCTCCCAATTATAGGAAACCTCCATCAATTAGGCTCCTTGCCACACCGTGGACTCCATTCCTTGGCTCAAAGCCATGGCCCTCTCATGCTGCTTCACTTTGGTAGCAAACCAACTCTAGTGGTTTCATCACCTGATGCAGCTCGTGAAATCTTGAAAACCCATGACCTCATCTTCTCGAGCAGACCGGATTCGAGCTTCGCTAGGAGACTATTGTATAATCACAAGGATATTGGCTTCGCGCCTTATGGTGAGTATTGGAGACAAGTACGCAAAATTTGTGTTCTTCAGCTTCTAAGTATGAAGAGTGTTCAATCATTCCAGCCAGTTAGGGAAGAGGAGACGAAAGCGATGatcaaaaatatccaaaattctTGTTCATCTTTGCCTTCATTTTCAGCTTTGGTAGATTTAAGTGAGGTGCTCTTATCTCTAACAAATGACATAACATGTAGAGTGGCTTTAGGGAAGAAATATGGTGGGGAAGAAGGTGGTGGTAAGAGGTTTAAAAAGATGATGGACGAATTTGGGTATTTGCTAGGAGTTTTTAATGTAGGGGACTTCATAACATGGCTTGGTTGGGTGAATTATGTAATTGGGTTGGAGAAGAGAGTGGAGAAAAATTTTGCGGAGATAGATTCTTTTCTTGACCAGGTAATTGAAGACCACATCcatggaaagagaaaaaagaatggtGATCACAATGATGCAGATGGTGGTGGCCAAGATTTTGTGGACTTCCTTCTTAGGGTACAACAGGATGAGACTGCTGAAATCACCCTTGGGAGAGACCACCTCAAAGGCATTATAATG GACATGTTTTCTGCTGGAACTGAGACCACATGCGCACTCCTAGAATGGACAATGGCAAGGCTATTAAAGCATCCAGAAGTCATGAACGAAGTCCAAAAGGAGATAAGAAGGGTAGCATCTGCGACTGGTAGGGCATATATTATAGAGGATGATATAGAAGAAATGCACTATTTGAAAGCAGTGATCAAGGAGACACTACGCCTTCATCCTCCAGGCCCTCTATTGATTCCACGTGAATCAActtaagatgccaaaataaaagggtATGACATTCCAGCCAAGACAACAGTGATCATCAATGCCTGGGCAATTGGAAGGGATCCTGCATCATGGGATGATCCAGAAGAGTTTAAACCAAAGAGGTTCTGTAATGATACTAGTTCTATTGATTTCAAGGGCCATGATTTCCAACTGATCCCGTTTGGGGCAGGTAGAAGGGGATGCCCTGGAACCCACTTCGCCAGTGCTGTAGTTGAACTTGCATTAGCCAATCTTCTGCACAAATTTGATTGGGCATTGCCTAATGGAGCAAATGGAGACGCTTTAGATGATACGGAAGCTCCTGGACTTTCATGCCGCCTGAAATCTCCTCTTCTTGCTATTGCAACTACTTACTACTAA